TTTTGTATGTCAATGGTCGATGACAATTCGATCTCAACTTCTCGGGCTATGTTTAAACCAATGACGAATATGGTTCACATCGATGAAAAGTGGTTTGACATGACGAGAGTGAAGAATAGTTACTATATACTTCCAGGAGAACCTGAACCGAAGTGCACCGTGTCAAACACTCACAACATTGGGAACGTAATGTTCCTAACAGCTGTTGCCAGGCTTCGATATAACAATGAGGGGGAGCTAACATTCGACGGGAAGATCGGCATTTGGGCATTCGTCGAAGAGACTGAGGCGAAGCAGACAAGTCAAAACAGAACAAAAGGAACAAAAGAGTTGACATCAGTGAAAGTAACTAGGCCTATGTGCAGAGATTATCTAATCAATAAGATTATCCTGGCAATTCAGGATAAGTGGCCTGACGATGATGAGGGAGCAGCAATATTTATCCAACAGGATAATGCAAAGCCTCATGTCCTTCTCAATGATGTAGCTTTCCGAGAAGCTGTGGAATAAACTGATCTTGACATCCGATTGCTACAACAGCCCCCAAATAGCCATGAGTTAAATTGTTTGGACCTCTGCTTCCATAACTCTCTCCAGTCTCTAACCGACTGCAGGTCACCTACAAACATCCAGGAACTGGTACAGGGTGTGGAAGAGGAATTCGAGAACTACGATCCCGACAAGTTGCACAGAAGCTTTATCACATTAGAAGCAGTTATGTTTGAAGTTATGAAAGACAAAGGAGGAAATCAATATAAGTTGCCCCACTTGCACAAGGATCGCTTTCAGAATGCTGGACTGGAAATAACCGGTGTATATTGCCACAGTCAGGTAGTTGTTGATACTAGGGCCACTATAGAAGAAATGGAAATTGCAataggaaaagaaaatgaaaggaaagaattggctagagaagggaaaagaaagaaaagtaaagggaagggaagggaagaagTGGCCAGAGAAAGAATGTAGTCAAGAGGGGACAAAGAGGCCCTTATGTCATGTAGTCAGGTGCTCCTTGTGTATGTCTTGTGTAATCTTGTGTCAAGAGGGGGCAAAGATGCCCTTATGTCATGCCCCTGTGTATGCCTTGTCTAATCCTTGTATATCAACTCCTTGTTGGAATTTATTGAAATTATCTGGGTTATTTGGATTAATTGAATTATCTGGGTTATTTGAATTAATTTGGGttattttgatttatttgaattgaTTTGGATTAATTTTAGTTATTTGAATTAATTTGGGTTAGTGGACTGAAATTTTTGCTTGAGAACTACAACAACTAATGAGAGGTCCATTTAGCATGGAACAAATAAAAGGACAGTGGATGACAAGAATCTAGCATATCACATGGGATGGATCAGCTAAAATAAGAAAGACCATCTCAAGAATAGTCACAAGGAGTACTACTGTATATTCTAATTTACTGAAATTATTGGCATAACAAAAACAGATATGCAGTGGACATGTTTGGTACAGTAAATAAATATGCAGTCATAACATGGATAGATTAGATAATGAGAGGGGTAGCACTGGATTAATCCATCTCAAGGTCCTGGCTAATTAGCTATCAGTATATACTGGTGAGTCCTTTTATACATTTACAAACGTGGGCTTTGTTCTAAGAATTTCAATTCAGCTTTAGTAGTGATGGGACGACAAATGCACCAAGCACGATGATTTTATCACACATACCTTGTTCTTTAGGCGCTATTTCTCATTGGAGTACTTGTCTTTGTGAAAGCCCATGATATTGGAGTAGGACGATCTGATTTTCAAAGGACCTGCATGGGTGGCGACAAGATAACCATGAAAAATAAAATTGCTGACAGTTGCGCACAAGCAAGCAAttgaagaagaatctgaagaaAACGGCAACACTTGGCAGTTGACAGATACTCTTATTAGGATGATGAAAATTGTATGAGACTCATAACTCGTGCTGCTATCAACTAATGGAAAATTTAGATGCTTTGAGACAGAGCAAGCTGCACAAGGCAAGAGAGATGATCCATGACCTTGAGTTGCTGCTGCTCCATGGCTCCATTATTGTCGTTTCATGTCAGTATATGCTTTAGCCTTGGTAGATTGTTTTTAGCCTTGAGTTAACTGAATTTACCAAGTGTTAAATGTGTTACCTGAATTTAAAAGGAGCAAATGTGTTAACTGAATTTACCAAGTGAAAACTGAATATTGTGCTATAGTCACTGATCAAAATTTAGTGGAAACATAATTGATAATCAACATACAGAATGCAGAACATACGGtttatttttagtttcaaaatGAAAAATACACTTCTTCAATACTCCAATTTTACAAACTGAAAATTCCACAAAAATGCACACCTGCGTGTGTCCCAAAATGCCCTACATTTTGAAGCAGTTCGTAGAGTACACTGAATCCCACCTGCGTGTGTCCCAAAATGGAGTAAATGTTTCAAAATTCCACAAAAATTGCCCAAAATGGAATGATTCACATGTGAGTACAGTACTAAAATTTTCAGTTTTGACATTTTGGGGATTCAGGCAAGCATCCTCACCTTCGCTCTGTAGTAGTGGATGAGGTTGACAGCCAGGTGAGGCAGCCATACGGCGAGGAGGGGGTCGACGAAGGGCAGTGCCAGCTCCGGCTCGCCACCCTCGGGGAAGGACGGCTCCGTCGGACGGAGCGCCGTTGGTGGAAGGCACCGTCTGCGGATTGGAGAAGGGGCACCCGTGCTTCCCAGTGCTCAGGTCGATGGCGTCCATGGAGGGGCGAGCTTCATGGTCGAAGGAGAGGAGGTGATTCACGACGAGCGCAGGCGCAAGGAGAGCGAGGACTGCAGACGGTGGTCTCCAAAATTGAACCTTCGCGGGCGGCGGGCGTAGCGGAACAAGGCGCCGGCGTAGGGGAACGAGGCGGCGGTCGGAGGGGAGGAGAACATGGCGCCGGTGTGGGGAGGCGGGAGGGAAGCAAGGtggaggcggcgtggggcggcgggggcgggcgacCAAATCGGCCGGCGTCAGAGAAGACTGAGGAAGGACGAGGACCGCGGGTTTGGTCGGGAGAACGACAAGGACTAAACTGAAAAAATGACCTCGCGACAtgtttttcgggacggagggagtataaaataaaaCCTATTTGGAAAAGAAAAACTAAACGGTACGCATAACAGGGCAGATCCTATATGACGCCTGCGTGCGTCCGTTAGTCGCTGCTTCACTGAAGCGAAGCCAGCGAACGAGGCGCACGGGCCGGCCCACTTCGAGCGAGacttggttttgggaaccttcttttttttagggaaacttttgggaaccttctagtagGTTCCCTGAACCATTTTTTTTTGAGTTTTTCCGTTTTCCCCTGTTTCTTTTTTTACCTtttgtttcctttttctgtttttgtttctttttttaccttttgtttcctttttctgtttctgtttcttttctttcattttatCCTTTTTCGTTTTACTTTTATAGTTTGTTTTAAGAAAATTGTTTGAATTTCAAAGtttgttcatgatttaaaaaattgttcatggatttaaaattttgttcactttttaaaaattggttcacaattttaaaattgttcaacgtatataaaaaatgttcaatgtgtatttaataTTTGTTCAATACATATAGCAAAATTGTTCAATGTGTAGTTAAAAATAGTTGAacgtatattacaaaaatgttcaatgtgtatttaaaattTGTGCATCACAAAAATTTACACTGTATAGTTAAAAATAGTTTTGCGTATTTTCACAAAAAAATCAATGTATATTTTAAGCGTATATCGCAAAATGTTCAATcaagttttaaaattttgttcgagGAAACGATATTCATTTCTTCAAGGAATGATTAAAAGACAAATCTACCGCTGTACATAATACCTACTGTTGAGCGCTGCAGTCAAACGCATGGTCAGTCGCTAGTGCAGTGGCTAGTAAGTCTGCTGCGTATCGATCTGTCGCGGGTTCGAAACCAGGAACGCTGCCTTTTTTTCGTGGCATTTCTCTTTTAGGTTCGCTTGTGGgaatgggccggcccgtttggcgcGAATCCTTTAGCGAAAGCTACTCGTTTTGACGCACGCGAGCGTCAACTAGGAGCACTCGTATAGGAGGTCCCCTCGCATAACAGCACTCCAACAAGTTGAAAGAACTGGGCTTAAGAAGCGTTTCACACGGGCTGTATCGGCCTGCGCAATTAGCCCACACTACATGAAAGAGGCCAGATATCTAGCGTTCCACCACCGCACACGTATAAATGAGCGACCAAAACCCTAGTCCATTCTTCCccaccgccgccttgccccctctcGCCGAATTGCCGCTCCGCGTCCACCGAAGGATCACCAATGGCTCCGACGTCGAAGATGGCGCTCGGCATAAAGCGGGCGTCGAGATCGCACACCTACCACCGCCGCGGGCTTTGGGCCATCAAGGCCAAGCACGGCGGCGCCTTCCCCAAGGCCGAGAAGCCGGCCGCCGTCGCCGAGCCCAAGTTCTATCCCGCTGATGATGTCAAGCCACGCACCGTCAGCACACGCAAGCCCCATCCCACCAAGCTCAGGTCCGTCCCTCCCCGGTTCCCCGGCAACTCCGCGCGCTTGGCTTCTTCCTCTCCCGATCCCGTGCGGAGTTTTACAGCGAGATCGATTCGGTTGTTGCAGATCGATCATCACACCGGGCACGGTGCTGATCCTGCTCGCGGGGAGGTACATTGGAAAGCGCGTGCTGTTCCTCAAGCAGCTCAAGTCCGGCCTTCTCCTCATCACTGGTAAGCCTCGTTGCTTCGTGTGCTATGCTAACGTGACGGGTCGGAGGGCGTCGTTTTTTTATGTGGCATTTTGGTAGGTCTGTTGCTTTACCCATGGAGAGCTGCTGATTGCGAACACATTTTTAGGTTGTATATAGCTATTTGAGAAAGGTTGTTACATTGTTGAATCCTTCTATGTTTTTTCTGGCTTGTTTAGTGGTGTATCTCTAGCACCTTGCTTAAGTTTTTGTATGAATGTGAGATTGAATAGTAGCTCAACGGTTTATTGTGTtaaccattcataattcttcagtGTGTTTAGTAATGTGATTTTGAAATTGCACTAAGAACATTGCTTGCGTTACATAATTTAGTGTTTTGTAAATGCTCTTGAATTTCGGTACTTGTGGACTGGTTTTTTATTTTAGTTAGCACTTGATCCTGTCTCATTGGTATCCCGGGATTCAGAGTTTTACGTAAATTCCCTCTGCTGTTGTCCCGCTCCTATTTTTTGTTATCAGTCCCACTTCTATTTGTCATGTGAGATGACTTATTTTGGAACTTAGATTCATGATTCAGATGACTTATTTTGGATCTTAGATTCATGATTCAGAGTGGGAGTTGTTTGCTGATAATTGGCCTACTGTTTTTTACGTTAATCTGTACTCTCAAGCACTGCACTTTCCCCCAAATGAGTCATAATTTGTAATGTCTAGTCTTAAATTTTGCTAATCTTTAGGACCTTTCAAGATCAATGGCGTGCCAATCCGCAGAGTGAGCCAGGCTTACGTCATTGCCACATCCACAAAGGTCGACATCTCTAAGGTTAATGTGCAGAAGTTTGATGACAAGTACTTTGCTAGGGAGAAGAAGACTAGGGCAAAGAAGACTGAGGGCGAGCTATTTGAGTCGGAGAAGGAGGTACATTCGTGCATTATTATCCTTTTAGATGCCCTTTACCCGTCTTGTTCCAGTACCTCATTTTATATCTTCTCTGTTACTCTGCAGGCAACCAAGAATTTGCCCGACTTCAAGAAGGATGATCAGAAGGCCATTGATGCCGAGTTGATGAAGGCTATCGATGCTGTCCCAGACCTTAAAAATTATCTTGGTGCCCGGTTCTCCCTCAGGGATGGTGACAAGCCGCATGAGATGACCTTCTAAGTTACCTGGTACAAGTTTCAAGATCTGTGGAAGTCTTTTTTGTCTAGTGTGTGTGCTGGTTCTGTACTTCTGATTTCTTTTGCCCGGTTGGTGAATCTTTGATTTCCACTGAAGTCTGCCTGTCAAATATTTTGAGAAGATTACTAGAAGTACCATCCCCTTTATTGGCCCGTTGCGACATTTTCTTGATCCGTCATTGTATTATTCAGGCTGCAATTCTGAGTAAATGTTTTATCTTCTGATCATTGTGCATGACGCCATTTTCTTGATCCGTCGTCATATTATTCAGGCTGCAATTCGAGTAAATGTTTTATCTTCTTATTATTGTGCATGACGCCATTTTCTTGATCCGTCGTCGTATTCTTCAGGCTGCTATCCGAGTAAATGTTTTATCTTCTGATCATTGTGCATGACGCCATGTCGAGTATGTATTTGCAAGTAGGTCAACAGTATACGGTGGTCCTTATTTGCAGAGCTTGGACAGTATTATGATTTCGTTATTACGTGTCATTAGTCTGCAACAATCCGTTCCCCTAAAAGTTCTCCAGCAGATCTTGTAAACGTGAGTAATTTCTGGTTTAGGGAAAGTTGGGCCAAAAAAGAGGTCCAACAGATCTCGTAACTTATTCTGGCAGAGTGCGTACAATCTGCTCAACTTATCAGCAAAATGTCCAAGATGATACTCCCTCTGATGTGAAATATGTTTTATTGTTGTTCAATCTTAGAGATCATAGCTAGAAAAGCAAGTTGGAGGAAGtaaaaaacaagagaacttaaggTGGTCTGAGGTCAATTGACAAGCGCAAAGTGGCAATCAAGCAGCACAAGGCGGCAATCGAAGAAGAGAAGCCGAGTAGGAATGATGTGACGGTGGCCCGATCTTTTGATTAGAGTGGGGATAACTATCGATTCTTTGATGGTTATTGATCTTGTCGTAGGCACGATCATCTTGAACAACGAGGTTCGTGTTCCTGGAAGCAACCGAAGAACCGGCAATAATGAAAAATTGAGCACATAAAATAGATGAAAAGTTGTAGTTATACTATGGATCTGACAAGGTGGTAGTCCTACACTGTAGATGCGAATTGTAATGATGGCTAGATAATATAATAAAATCTAAATCTAACCCTAACAACGAGCTAACTATTTATTAGTGGAGATGGCCGCCGACGTAGACTCATGATGCAATCATGGCTGCCGTGGAACATGCCCGTACGGAGACCTCCTTCACAACACTGCCTAGCCGAATTGATTTATCGGCCTAATGTTTGTTGCATCCCACGTACATGGCTGATTGGTCTTGCATCTTCCAACTCTAAGTGAGCCTCTCCCATTAAGCATGTACCCCTTCGTTTTTGATGATTTTATTTTTCAAGTATGCGTGCACACATTTTTCGTATCTCCATCTTGCATCTTTACACGTGGCTTGTACAACTCTCTATTAACTTTGCACAAAATAAAACATTGCATCGTATTTCTATTTGGATAAACAAACTAACAATTCATATAATTATTAATAGAAGCCATCTGTTATTGTACATGTGGACAATATGGTTGCTCGTATCTGTATAGGCCATGTCCACATCATCCCCCTTTCTTAAAAACAAAGCCGTCCTTGGCGTGGCTTGATCTGAAACATGACTAATATAACAGAAAGGTGTACGtgctgtatatgtatatgtcatccattttaactgtCCAAGAATTTTGCACGAGTGACACATTCATACATGAGTAATTGATATGTCCTGTGAAATCTAATGCTACAAAATTATCACAAGAAACAATTCAACAAAAAacattgcaactcagtttgcacatataagtgaagctcgtATTCATATCATATAAACTGCAGTGCCTATTATTAAGTCATCCCAACATAGGTAGATAATTATTAGGCATATCCAAATTAGCATGTGTATATAAGCAGTCATGCAAGATGCTATTCGACATGTAATCAACGATGATGTTGGAGGTCCTATTGAAATGATCAAGCATTGACTTATTAATAATTTCTTTCAAGCTAGCAACATCATCACATGTGATGCAAATTCTATGCACCACAAATTCATTATCTATGCATTCCTCACCAATCAAGTTAAAAGTAAGATTAAGTGCATCAACACTTTTCATGGAACTCAAACATGTAATTTCAACTATGTTATTTCTCTCATGTGACGAAGCCATAGGTGGATCAATCAAAACAGAATACAAAGAATTAGCATGAGAAATTCGAGCTAATACTTCATCATGTTTAACCAATTGTATGTGATCCAACCAGATTTAGTTAGTAAGTCACATGGTTCATTATCAATGGCCTTTAATTTATTGGGTGCACTCAGATGAATGGAGGAGTCAATTTTAGTAGTTGATGCACGCAAAACAATAGGTGTGTCATTTGTTTGATCACACAAGTTATCCAATGTAGCAACACAATTATCCATCATAAACTGCGTGATCAAAACAGATGGCATTTCATTCAACTCAACACATGAAGCTTTTAATTTAGCATGACATGGAACAATCTCATGTGGAAGTGTAGATGCAATACCTTTCTTATTACCTTCGATGGCTAACTCAGAAGATGTAGGTATTGTCAGTGGCATCATGCCACAAGCTGGGAGTGTTGTGGCTTTCGATGCATTGGGTCCAACAACCATATCATTTTTTGCATGAGAAGAAGTAACTGAAACAAAACTTCCTGTAGGGTACTGCACCTTGTGTTTCTTTATCGCACACATGTGTCTATTAATATTTtgttcaactttacaagcaagacAGAACAACCCATTGATTGAATCATATTCTTTATGCGCAAGTATATCAtaaatatcacggtttaatccccTCAAGAATCTATTCATGGTAGCTTGTTCACATTCTTCTATGCCACAACGAAACAAAGCAATACACAAATTATGATAATATTCTTCAACGGTGTCATTGCCTTGTGCTAAATGTTGCAATTTTCTAAGCAAATCACTAGCATGGTATGAAGGAACAAATCGGTTTCGCATGACAAGTTTGAAAGCTTTCCAAGTAGTAGGTCTATTATAAATATTTTCTTTGCAATAATTTCCCCACCAAACTGAAGCAAAAAAGACAAAATATTGAGTGACATCATTTATTTTCTTCTGCTCAGAAAAATCATGGCTACCAAATATTTCTTCTACCTCAGTTTCCCAATCAATATATGAATCGGTGTCACATTTACCCTCAAAATTTGGCAAAGAGGTAACATGATGATGTGTGTTTCTACCATGATGTACATCTTGTGACGGTCGTCGTACCGTTTGTTGCAGGAAAGAGTGATTTGTATCAACATATGGCAAGTCATCT
Above is a window of Triticum aestivum cultivar Chinese Spring chromosome 6B, IWGSC CS RefSeq v2.1, whole genome shotgun sequence DNA encoding:
- the LOC123137206 gene encoding 60S ribosomal protein L6 → MAPTSKMALGIKRASRSHTYHRRGLWAIKAKHGGAFPKAEKPAAVAEPKFYPADDVKPRTVSTRKPHPTKLRSIITPGTVLILLAGRYIGKRVLFLKQLKSGLLLITGPFKINGVPIRRVSQAYVIATSTKVDISKVNVQKFDDKYFAREKKTRAKKTEGELFESEKEATKNLPDFKKDDQKAIDAELMKAIDAVPDLKNYLGARFSLRDGDKPHEMTF